From a single Nocardioides panacis genomic region:
- the recD gene encoding exodeoxyribonuclease V subunit alpha, with protein sequence MTTDQAAPATTVDPFDAQQVRRATGPLADFNRVGVLGAADVHVATRLGRLGPETDTSVLLAVALTVRALRHGSVCLDLATVAQVTAVEGVDRAVVAALPWPEPTAWTAALERSPLVAVGADGAADRPLRRLGGLLYLDRYWRQERCIAEMLDRAAARPQPSVDAPRVAAAVARLFPAEDSDRQRLAAVVAAHRWVSVLAGGPGTGKTTTVAKLLAVLADQPGDPLRVAMAAPTGKAAARLTEAVAGVTSAMDAADQERLGTLKASTLHRLLGWKPGARGRFRHDRSNRLPYDVVVVDEASMVSLTLMARLAEALRDDCRLVLVGDPDQLASVEAGAVLGDLVAREATAPGVQPAGLEELVTRDLGDLTGTEQHAALHDGVVRLSHVHRFSGDILDLAEAVRSGRADDVLDVLARGGEAVEHVDLDGAVADEQLRGVRADTVAAGEDLVRAARSGDAAASLERLDRHRVLCAHREGAYGVRRWSLLMEEWLREAIDGYAREGRWYVGRPLMVTSNDYQLRLFNGDTGVVVQDGSGVRAAFRRDNVDDLLPVSRLSEVQTVHAMSVHRSQGSQFARVTLVLPPADSPLLTRELLYTAITRAKEHVRIVGTAEALAAAVRRPIARASGLRERG encoded by the coding sequence GTGACCACCGACCAGGCCGCTCCGGCCACCACCGTCGACCCGTTCGACGCCCAGCAGGTACGACGGGCCACCGGGCCGCTCGCGGACTTCAACCGCGTCGGCGTGCTCGGCGCCGCGGACGTGCACGTGGCCACCCGGCTCGGCCGCCTCGGGCCGGAGACCGACACCAGCGTGCTGCTCGCGGTCGCCCTCACGGTGCGCGCGCTGCGGCACGGGTCGGTGTGCCTCGACCTCGCCACCGTCGCCCAGGTCACCGCCGTGGAAGGTGTGGACCGGGCGGTGGTCGCGGCCCTGCCGTGGCCCGAGCCCACGGCCTGGACCGCCGCCCTGGAGCGCAGCCCGCTCGTCGCGGTGGGCGCCGACGGTGCCGCCGACCGCCCGCTGCGCCGGCTGGGCGGGCTGCTCTACCTGGACCGCTACTGGCGGCAGGAGCGCTGCATCGCCGAGATGCTCGACCGGGCCGCCGCGCGCCCGCAGCCCTCGGTGGACGCGCCCCGGGTGGCCGCCGCCGTCGCCCGGCTGTTCCCCGCCGAGGACTCCGACCGGCAGCGGCTGGCCGCCGTGGTCGCGGCACACCGCTGGGTCAGCGTGCTCGCCGGCGGGCCCGGCACCGGCAAGACCACCACCGTTGCCAAGCTGCTCGCGGTGCTGGCCGACCAGCCCGGCGACCCGCTGCGCGTCGCGATGGCGGCGCCGACCGGCAAGGCCGCGGCCCGGTTGACCGAGGCGGTGGCCGGCGTGACGTCGGCGATGGATGCCGCCGACCAGGAGCGGCTCGGCACCCTGAAGGCCTCCACGCTGCACCGGCTGCTCGGCTGGAAGCCCGGGGCCCGGGGTCGCTTCCGGCACGACCGGTCCAACCGGCTGCCCTACGACGTGGTGGTCGTCGACGAGGCGTCGATGGTGTCGCTGACCCTGATGGCCCGGCTCGCCGAGGCGCTGCGCGACGACTGCCGGCTGGTGCTCGTCGGCGACCCGGACCAGCTCGCGTCCGTCGAGGCGGGCGCGGTGCTCGGCGACCTGGTGGCCCGGGAGGCGACCGCGCCGGGGGTGCAGCCGGCCGGTCTCGAGGAGCTGGTGACCCGCGACCTGGGCGACCTCACCGGCACCGAGCAGCACGCCGCGCTGCACGACGGCGTGGTCCGGCTCTCCCACGTGCACCGGTTCTCCGGCGACATCCTGGACCTCGCGGAGGCGGTGCGATCCGGTCGCGCCGACGACGTCCTCGACGTGCTCGCCCGCGGCGGCGAGGCCGTGGAGCACGTCGACCTCGACGGCGCGGTCGCGGACGAGCAGCTGCGCGGCGTCCGCGCGGACACGGTCGCGGCCGGTGAGGACCTCGTGCGCGCCGCCCGGTCCGGCGACGCCGCCGCGTCCTTGGAGCGGCTCGACCGGCACCGGGTGCTGTGCGCGCACCGCGAGGGCGCCTACGGTGTGCGCAGGTGGAGCCTGCTGATGGAGGAGTGGCTGCGTGAGGCGATCGACGGCTACGCCCGTGAGGGTCGCTGGTACGTCGGCCGTCCGCTGATGGTGACCTCGAACGACTACCAGCTGCGGCTCTTCAACGGCGACACCGGAGTGGTCGTCCAGGACGGGTCCGGGGTGCGGGCGGCGTTCCGGCGGGACAACGTCGACGACCTGCTGCCGGTCAGCCGGCTCTCGGAGGTGCAGACCGTGCACGCGATGTCGGTGCACCGCAGCCAGGGCAGCCAGTTCGCCCGGGTGACGCTGGTGCTGCCGCCGGCCGACTCGCCGCTGCTGACCCGCGAGCTGCTCTACACCGCGATCACCCGCGCCAAGGAGCACGTGCGCATCGTCGGCACCGCCGAGGCGCTCGCGGCCGCGGTGCGGCGCCCGATCGCCCGCGCGAGCGGGCTGCGCGAGCGCGGCTGA
- a CDS encoding FAD-dependent oxidoreductase: MPTTLPGPGRPLLLAVDADPAQLGRIETELQHSFGGDYRVGGETTVADAGRVLRDAHDRDDVVALVLVDRGFLDEARSDLFELVRRLHPDARRALLIDWRDWVDRGAAQAVLHAMAVEHVGHYVLMPWIPGDELFHRTVAELVQEWSRGAAWPMREVVVVAAPGSARAYAISDLLTRNGIPHAFRDRASQLGREVLERTGSGRAGVAVWMPALGGRTLVDPTDAELVEAWGVPTTLAEDQRTFDALVVGGGPAGLAAAVHASSEGLRTLVVEQESLGGQVGASSLIRNYLGFLRGISGAELAQHGYQQAWVFGAHFVLTREVDHVGRQDGGFVAHVAGIGTVRAGGVVVATGVPDRGPDAAPRTDWLPEDVARDRHGFLLTGADAAASGWSSGRMPHPHETTVPGLFAVGDVRCGSVKGVACAVGEGSAVVAQLQQYLGTLARA; encoded by the coding sequence GTGCCCACCACGCTGCCAGGCCCCGGTCGACCGCTGCTGCTGGCGGTGGATGCCGACCCGGCGCAGCTGGGCCGCATCGAGACCGAGCTGCAGCACTCCTTCGGCGGGGACTACCGGGTCGGGGGCGAGACCACCGTCGCGGACGCCGGGCGGGTGCTGCGGGACGCCCACGACCGTGACGACGTCGTGGCGCTGGTGCTGGTGGACCGCGGGTTCCTCGACGAGGCGCGGTCCGACCTGTTCGAGCTGGTACGCCGCCTGCATCCCGACGCGCGACGGGCGCTGCTGATCGACTGGCGCGACTGGGTGGACCGGGGCGCCGCCCAGGCGGTCCTGCACGCGATGGCCGTCGAGCACGTCGGCCACTACGTGCTCATGCCCTGGATCCCGGGCGACGAGCTGTTCCACCGGACGGTCGCCGAGCTCGTCCAGGAGTGGTCGCGCGGTGCCGCGTGGCCCATGCGCGAGGTGGTCGTCGTCGCGGCGCCGGGCTCGGCGCGCGCGTACGCCATCAGCGACCTGCTCACCCGCAACGGGATCCCGCACGCCTTCCGCGACCGCGCCTCGCAGCTCGGCCGCGAGGTGCTCGAGCGCACCGGCTCGGGCCGTGCCGGGGTCGCGGTGTGGATGCCGGCGCTGGGCGGGAGGACCCTGGTGGACCCGACCGACGCCGAGCTGGTGGAGGCCTGGGGCGTGCCGACCACGCTCGCGGAGGACCAGCGGACGTTCGACGCGCTCGTGGTGGGCGGCGGCCCGGCCGGTCTGGCTGCCGCGGTCCACGCGTCGTCGGAGGGTCTGCGCACGCTGGTGGTCGAGCAGGAGTCCCTCGGCGGTCAGGTGGGTGCGAGCTCGCTGATCCGCAACTACCTGGGGTTCCTGCGCGGGATCAGCGGCGCCGAGCTCGCGCAGCACGGGTACCAGCAGGCCTGGGTGTTCGGGGCGCACTTCGTCCTGACCCGGGAGGTCGACCACGTCGGCCGCCAGGACGGCGGGTTCGTCGCCCACGTCGCGGGGATCGGCACCGTCCGGGCCGGCGGGGTGGTCGTGGCGACCGGGGTGCCCGACCGGGGTCCCGATGCCGCGCCGCGCACCGACTGGCTGCCCGAGGACGTGGCCCGGGACCGGCACGGCTTCCTGCTCACCGGCGCCGACGCGGCCGCGAGCGGGTGGTCCTCCGGGCGGATGCCGCATCCCCACGAGACCACGGTCCCGGGACTGTTCGCCGTCGGGGACGTGCGGTGCGGATCGGTGAAGGGAGTCGCGTGCGCGGTCGGGGAGGGCTCGGCCGTCGTGGCGCAGCTGCAGCAGTACCTGGGGACGCTCGCCCGCGCCTGA
- a CDS encoding MFS transporter: protein MPESVSPAEVSTRVAATEPDPRRWWALTVLAAAQLMIVLDASIVNIALPSAQADLGISNADRQWIVTAYTLAFGALLLLGGRIADYTGRKRTFIVGLLGFAAASAVGGLAPTQELLFAARALQGGFAALMAPAALSLVTVTFTEPRERAKAFGVFGALAGGGAAIGLIVGGVLTEYTSWRWCLGVNVPVSLVVAAAAVVLVHESKAHGDTRYDVPGVLLATTGLFALVFGFTEAARAQHPEDPTSRAVQGWTDPSTIAWLAAALVLLVAFVYWETRSRNPMLPLRVVLDRNRGGAFLIFLLVGAGLFAMFLFLTYYFQVNLGWSPLRAGFAFLPFSAGIIVTAGAVAQLLPRLGPRPIMVVGLAMAVAGMLLLTTIGQDTAYWSHVLPAELLMSIGLAGVFIPASSTALSGVEPHDAGVASAVLNTSQQIGGSLGTALLNTLFAGAVTSYFAAHLGSPQDVQRVTPLALVHGYHVAFFWGAVLLAAGWLVAVFVVNARKQDVPAQVPA, encoded by the coding sequence ATGCCCGAGTCCGTGAGCCCCGCCGAGGTGTCCACCCGCGTCGCCGCCACCGAGCCCGATCCGAGACGGTGGTGGGCGCTGACGGTGCTGGCCGCCGCCCAGCTGATGATCGTGCTGGACGCCTCGATCGTGAACATCGCACTGCCCTCGGCGCAGGCGGACCTCGGCATCAGCAACGCCGACCGGCAGTGGATCGTCACCGCCTACACCCTGGCGTTCGGCGCGCTGCTGCTGCTCGGCGGCCGGATCGCCGACTACACCGGACGCAAGCGCACGTTCATCGTCGGGCTGCTGGGCTTCGCCGCCGCCTCCGCGGTCGGCGGGCTCGCGCCCACCCAGGAGCTGCTGTTCGCCGCCCGGGCGCTGCAGGGCGGGTTCGCGGCGCTGATGGCTCCGGCGGCGCTGTCCCTGGTCACGGTGACGTTCACCGAACCCAGGGAGCGGGCCAAGGCGTTCGGGGTGTTCGGCGCGCTGGCCGGCGGTGGCGCGGCGATCGGCCTGATCGTCGGCGGCGTGCTGACCGAGTACACCTCGTGGCGCTGGTGCCTCGGCGTGAACGTGCCGGTGTCCCTGGTCGTCGCCGCCGCCGCGGTCGTGCTCGTGCACGAGAGCAAGGCGCACGGCGACACCCGCTACGACGTGCCGGGCGTCCTGCTCGCGACCACCGGGCTGTTCGCGCTGGTCTTCGGCTTCACCGAGGCCGCCCGGGCCCAGCACCCCGAGGACCCCACGTCGCGCGCGGTGCAGGGCTGGACGGACCCGAGCACGATCGCGTGGCTGGCCGCCGCGCTGGTCCTGCTGGTCGCCTTCGTCTACTGGGAGACCCGCAGCCGCAACCCGATGCTGCCGCTGCGGGTGGTGCTCGACCGCAACCGGGGTGGCGCCTTCCTGATCTTCCTGCTGGTGGGTGCCGGGCTGTTCGCGATGTTCCTGTTCCTGACCTACTACTTCCAGGTGAACCTCGGCTGGAGCCCGTTGCGCGCCGGCTTCGCCTTCCTGCCCTTCAGCGCCGGCATCATCGTCACCGCGGGCGCGGTCGCCCAGCTGCTCCCCCGCCTCGGCCCCCGGCCGATCATGGTGGTCGGCCTCGCGATGGCCGTCGCCGGCATGCTGCTGCTCACCACGATCGGCCAGGACACCGCCTACTGGAGCCACGTGCTGCCCGCGGAGCTGTTGATGAGCATCGGGCTGGCGGGGGTCTTCATCCCGGCCTCGAGCACCGCGCTGTCCGGCGTGGAGCCCCACGACGCGGGGGTGGCCAGCGCGGTGCTGAACACCTCCCAGCAGATCGGCGGTTCGCTCGGCACCGCCTTGCTGAACACGCTGTTCGCCGGCGCGGTGACCAGCTACTTCGCGGCCCATCTGGGCAGCCCGCAGGACGTGCAGCGGGTGACCCCCCTGGCGCTGGTCCACGGCTACCACGTGGCGTTCTTCTGGGGTGCCGTGCTGCTCGCCGCAGGCTGGCTCGTGGCCGTGTTCGTGGTGAACGCCCGCAAGCAGGACGTGCCCGCCCAGGTCCCCGCCTGA